CGATCTCCTGCGTCGGCGCGGTAGCTGCCTGCATCTTTTTCGCCCTCTACGGGGCCATTGGCTTCTGGAGCATTATCGGGCCGCTCCGCCTAGTGCGCCTTGGAGCGCTTCTGACGGTTGCGGTAGCGCTGGCAACCTCTACTGTTGTATTCCAGGCGATCACCCAAAATCGCATTCTTTCGCCAGGTGTAATGGGCTTTGATTCAATGTACGCACTGACGCTAACTGCGGGGACCCTTGCGCTCGGGGCAGCGACACTAAACCGGATCCCCGCACCTGCTTTATTTGTCGGGAACGCCTTCATCATGATGGTGGCAGCAACAGCCATGTTCATGGCACTGATATCGAAACAATCACGGTCACTACACCTACTAGTTCTTGTGGGCATCGTGATGGGCACCCTGTTCCGCTCCCTGTCAGCCATGATCGGATTCATCATGGACCCGAACGAACTGCTCTCGGTGCAGGTTCGCACCACCGCGTCG
The genomic region above belongs to Winkia neuii and contains:
- a CDS encoding iron chelate uptake ABC transporter family permease subunit, with the protein product MNKRYEKTKKRIAISCVGAVAACIFFALYGAIGFWSIIGPLRLVRLGALLTVAVALATSTVVFQAITQNRILSPGVMGFDSMYALTLTAGTLALGAATLNRIPAPALFVGNAFIMMVAATAMFMALISKQSRSLHLLVLVGIVMGTLFRSLSAMIGFIMDPNELLSVQVRTTASFALVNQESLALAAPITALTCIYIWRKSPTWDVLALGRDIAVELGVPYQAEMRKALAASALLVACATALVGPLMFFGLLVVNIAVFLVRSDKIKHLIIASSALGIVILVGGQALLEHVLNYGTVLPVLIELVGGLVLLTLIYKESQ